One Spinacia oleracea cultivar Varoflay chromosome 4, BTI_SOV_V1, whole genome shotgun sequence DNA segment encodes these proteins:
- the LOC110780878 gene encoding uncharacterized protein: protein MSYDVWNPKKTCFLLGLHGRVNVTVIAATNRPDKIDPALLRPGWFDRLLYVGPPSETDRVDVFHVHLRKMPCGFDVDVSELAHLTEGCTGADISSICREAAISAIEIIDDSSGNSKM, encoded by the exons atGTCATATGATGTCTGGAACCCTAAGAAGACCTGCTTTCTTCTAGGTCTACATGGAAGAGTTAATGTTACTGTTATTGCTGCTACAAATCGTCCTGACAAGATTGATCCTGCCCTTCTTAGACCAG GGTGGTTTGATCGACTCCTATATGTTGGACCCCCTAGTGAAACAGATCGTGTTGACGTATTTCATGTTCATTTGCGTAAAATGCCTTGCGGTTTTGATGTTGATGTAAGCGAGCTGGCTCATCTCACTGAAGGTTGTACTGGTGCTGACATATCTTCGATCTGCAGGGAAGCAGCAATTTCAGCAATTGAA attattgatgattcaagtggtaATAGTAAAATGTAG